Within the Oncorhynchus kisutch isolate 150728-3 linkage group LG13, Okis_V2, whole genome shotgun sequence genome, the region AACAGGGATACAATATGCAATGAGTACAAAAGGGACAGTAGAGTCAGAGGGATAGAAAGAGTCTGGGAGAGGGGAACAATATTCAtaacacacacgcagagagagaaGACTCCAAGCAGCATTAGAGTCGTCTCAACGCTCGCTTTTTATCAGTTTTCTTCTTCCCTACAAcattactattgctactactactgctggagGTAGTACTGCTTCCATTGGCTCCGTTACCCAGAGCAGCAGAGGGGGCAACCCCTGGCCCCATCGCCCTCTTGGTAGGGTCCCCTGCGTGTTTTTTGGGCTGGGGGCCATCGGCAGGGTCCTGGGGCACCCCCGACGTCCCCCCATACCCCCCCATGGCATGAATCTCAGTCAGGAGGCGAGCACGGGACGCATACTCTGTATAGTCCTCCAGGAGCAGACGCCCCGCCTCCTCGTTGAGAGCCGACTCAGGGTTGGGATGGATCATAAGGCACTTGAtagtctgaggggagagagagaatgaacacCAGTGAGTCATCAGGGTATATTTCAAGGTTTTCCTTGAACCACTAAACAAAATGTTAAGAATAGAAAATTGATTATTAAAAGCAGCACCTATAGAGATGCTTAAATGTTTCTTACCAGTAATACATGTCTGAGTCCCAGCTCTGCCCTCCAGTCCCTCTTCAGGACGTTGACACAGATCTCTCCCTTGTGGCCCACATTAGGGTGGAAGATCTTGGTTAGGAAGTAGCCTTTCGGTGGTGCAGCAGGGAAGTCCTTCCCCAGGACCAGGCGCATCCGGAAAACACCCCCGGCAAACGGGGTTCCTTCTATTGAAGCACAATAAATAAACCACGTCAAGCAGGGGTTGACATTACTGGTTGTCCAGGGCAGGTAAACTCAACAGTCGGTAAGGTGGAATCTGCCTTTTGTCCTGAAGACTAGCGTTCATTCACGTCGACTCGAGTTCAAGTTGTTCATGTGCATAAGTGActcaataaaaaaaattatcaaGCCAAGTGATCACACAGTTCTCCCTACATTCTCTTTCACCTCCGTTACTCGTCTCACTCCATTCAGATCCGAACGCTCCCTCTACACAAACGAGTTGAGCACCCAAGCTCCCATTAAGACTATAGAAATGACTGCCTATAAAAATGCATCTAACAGATGGGATACACAAACAAAACTGTAAACAAGCTACATTCCTTGCCAAATCACGACAGCTTTATCACAAATTCAAAATGGACTGGTTGATTAAAGTAAAATGTACAAGCTGCAGATTTGAAAAAAAATGATGCATCTGGTCCATTTAGTGAACTGCTAGTCTGTCATTTAGAATAGGTTACAGATGGACATATGtaacaaaaacattgttttgaTGAAGGCAAATAGCCAATAATAAGCTCATTACACCCTGGAGTAGGCTAAACGTGCAGTGATATTGATGAGAAAGACGCACCTGTTTCAGTAGCAAATGTCAGTGCTCATAACTTAACAAATTACCTTGCAACTCAAGTAGGCCTAAGTGTTTTCCAGTTCAGACAGTGAATATTGGACAACTAAATAAAATGTTTAGGCCTTTGTGCCAACTGCCTCTAGTAGTGTGTTAGCTAGCCAGTGTGTAATCTGAGCAT harbors:
- the LOC109906038 gene encoding ubiquitin-conjugating enzyme E2 S; translated protein: MNSNVENLPPQVLRLVYKEVSALAADPPEGIKIYPSEEDITELHTAIEGPEGTPFAGGVFRMRLVLGKDFPAAPPKGYFLTKIFHPNVGHKGEICVNVLKRDWRAELGLRHVLLTIKCLMIHPNPESALNEEAGRLLLEDYTEYASRARLLTEIHAMGGYGGTSGVPQDPADGPQPKKHAGDPTKRAMGPGVAPSAALGNGANGSSTTSSSSSSNSNVVGKKKTDKKRALRRL